One genomic window of Candidatus Pseudobacter hemicellulosilyticus includes the following:
- a CDS encoding metal-dependent phosphohydrolase, protein MEKLLEKITAYADKAHGDQRRKYRDERYINHPIRVMGTVKTITPALPLLAASLLHDVVEDTEVSSEALLDFLLTVMDIPTAIQTQLLVTELTDVYTKASYPRLNRRQRKAKEHERLSHASAAAQTIKYADLIDNGTDVVGMDPDFAKVYLLEAKDLLQKMDMGNPVLRKQAEKVVIDGLAGLTRN, encoded by the coding sequence ATGGAAAAGCTATTAGAAAAGATCACAGCCTATGCCGACAAAGCCCATGGCGATCAGCGACGCAAATACCGTGACGAGCGGTATATCAACCACCCCATCCGCGTGATGGGAACAGTAAAGACCATAACTCCTGCCCTGCCCCTGCTGGCCGCCTCCCTGCTGCATGATGTGGTGGAAGACACCGAAGTCAGCAGTGAAGCGCTGCTCGATTTCCTGTTAACGGTCATGGACATACCTACCGCCATCCAGACGCAGCTGCTGGTTACGGAACTGACCGATGTTTATACCAAAGCATCTTATCCCCGGTTGAACCGACGCCAGCGAAAGGCCAAAGAGCATGAACGGCTTTCCCATGCCAGTGCAGCTGCACAGACTATCAAATACGCCGACCTCATTGACAATGGCACTGATGTAGTGGGCATGGACCCTGATTTTGCCAAAGTATACCTGCTGGAAGCAAAGGACCTGCTGCAAAAAATGGATATGGGCAACCCCGTCCTGAGAAAGCAGGCGGAAAAAGTAGTAATAGACGGACTGGCAGGACTGACCCGAAATTGA
- a CDS encoding sigma-70 family RNA polymerase sigma factor produces the protein MKREFSDILYWQQQVAYFRNENAYKQLYFHFYASLHRFTVAFLGDPEVSEEIVSDVMIRIWFMEEKLSNINRLDLYLFKAVRNSALVYLREKKPPIIYAEDFHQNLSGNFSADSRVNTNEIRSRIEALVLSLPPQTQLVFRLVKDEGLSYKEVQSVMGISNNTIKTHIRIALKRIQIGLEDFTNQTSREKIN, from the coding sequence TTGAAGAGAGAATTTTCGGACATATTGTATTGGCAACAACAGGTAGCTTATTTCAGGAATGAAAATGCTTATAAGCAGCTATACTTTCACTTCTATGCCAGCCTTCATCGGTTTACTGTTGCTTTTTTAGGCGATCCTGAAGTATCGGAGGAGATCGTTTCAGATGTTATGATCAGGATCTGGTTCATGGAAGAGAAATTGAGCAATATCAATCGACTGGACCTGTACCTGTTTAAGGCTGTCAGAAATTCCGCACTGGTCTACCTGAGAGAAAAAAAACCACCCATCATATATGCAGAGGATTTCCACCAGAACCTGTCGGGGAATTTTTCGGCTGATTCCAGGGTCAACACCAATGAGATCCGTAGCCGCATTGAAGCATTGGTACTGAGCTTACCGCCGCAAACGCAACTCGTTTTCAGGCTGGTGAAGGATGAGGGGTTGTCTTATAAAGAAGTACAATCGGTCATGGGCATCAGCAATAACACCATTAAAACACATATTCGTATTGCACTCAAACGTATCCAAATAGGGCTGGAAGACTTCACCAATCAAACAAGCAGGGAGAAAATCAATTAA
- a CDS encoding transposase, whose protein sequence is MNKSQGQDIVKELMGYLLPAGTLDYFELTHIVKDKEGLVLFLEEKNLPPAEYQDQSLHSKGFLPEVRVQDFPIRDQKVQLSIRRRRWEHPGTGEIISRNWDLVMQGARITKEFGLFLKDALG, encoded by the coding sequence ATGAATAAAAGCCAAGGACAGGATATAGTAAAAGAGTTAATGGGTTATTTATTACCCGCAGGAACATTAGACTATTTTGAATTAACTCACATCGTAAAAGATAAAGAAGGTCTGGTATTATTTTTAGAAGAGAAGAACCTTCCCCCCGCCGAATACCAGGACCAATCCCTTCATTCCAAAGGCTTTTTACCCGAAGTTCGAGTTCAAGACTTCCCTATTCGCGATCAGAAAGTACAATTAAGCATCCGGCGCCGCCGCTGGGAACATCCGGGCACTGGCGAGATCATCTCCCGCAACTGGGACCTGGTCATGCAGGGCGCACGAATCACCAAAGAGTTCGGGCTTTTTTTAAAAGATGCACTTGGATAA
- a CDS encoding SMI1/KNR4 family protein, with protein sequence MSDQIQQIKDKLRKLKRLDTSFSLFGAQHHRYKLNSTISYSIIQQFENIHKMTLPADYVAFLMQVGNGGAGPFYGLEPIQDTLYDDLYHKRPDALLNPGKPFLHTEPWNLEFQPSADYDENKDEYEEERKKFEEIYYEKEQMNGVLAICNFGCAVSLNLVVNGQEYGHIWTDDRGSENGIYPSDELGNKDRITFLDWYELWLDNSINEIITTQPPLQTKGSLDMDLTHIKKPWWQFW encoded by the coding sequence ATGAGCGATCAAATCCAGCAAATAAAAGATAAACTCAGAAAACTAAAACGGTTAGATACAAGTTTCAGTTTGTTTGGCGCTCAGCATCACCGGTATAAACTCAACTCAACAATATCATATTCCATAATTCAGCAATTTGAAAATATCCATAAAATGACGCTGCCTGCCGACTATGTTGCTTTTCTTATGCAGGTAGGTAATGGTGGGGCTGGCCCCTTTTATGGGCTTGAACCCATCCAGGACACCTTGTATGACGACTTATATCATAAACGACCAGATGCTCTGTTAAATCCGGGTAAACCATTTTTACATACAGAACCCTGGAACCTGGAATTTCAGCCGTCGGCAGACTATGATGAGAACAAAGATGAATACGAGGAAGAAAGAAAGAAATTCGAAGAAATCTATTATGAGAAGGAGCAAATGAACGGAGTGCTTGCTATCTGTAATTTTGGCTGTGCAGTCAGTCTGAACTTAGTGGTAAACGGACAAGAGTACGGCCATATCTGGACAGACGACAGGGGTAGTGAAAACGGGATTTATCCTTCAGACGAACTTGGGAATAAAGATAGGATCACTTTCCTCGACTGGTATGAGTTGTGGCTGGACAATTCCATTAACGAAATCATTACAACCCAACCTCCTTTACAAACAAAAGGCAGCCTGGATATGGATCTTACCCATATCAAAAAGCCCTGGTGGCAATTCTGGTAA
- a CDS encoding FKBP-type peptidyl-prolyl cis-trans isomerase — protein sequence MRLLTLAFSMVMALALTGCSNKDKDNGCTTAAEDDAKMTKYISDNSITAIKHSSGLYYQIIEPGTGAAPSISSSVKATYTGKFTNNTSFDGGTASFPLSGVIEGWQIGIPLIKQGGKIKLIIPPYLGYGCNDYRSIPGNSVLVFDVELVEVK from the coding sequence ATGCGTTTATTGACTCTTGCTTTCAGTATGGTAATGGCCCTGGCGCTGACAGGCTGCAGTAATAAGGATAAAGATAATGGCTGTACTACGGCAGCAGAAGATGATGCCAAAATGACAAAATATATCAGCGACAATAGTATTACGGCTATTAAGCATTCCAGTGGACTCTATTACCAGATCATTGAACCGGGTACCGGCGCTGCTCCCAGCATTAGCTCTTCCGTCAAAGCGACCTATACCGGGAAATTCACCAACAATACCTCCTTTGACGGAGGAACAGCCAGTTTTCCGCTCAGCGGCGTCATTGAAGGCTGGCAGATCGGTATCCCGCTGATCAAGCAGGGCGGTAAGATAAAACTGATCATCCCGCCCTACCTGGGTTATGGCTGTAATGATTACAGGAGCATTCCGGGCAATTCCGTGCTGGTGTTTGATGTGGAATTAGTGGAAGTGAAATAA
- a CDS encoding virulence RhuM family protein, with the protein MEKFEILFYTSSEGNSHIEVFFEAETFWLSQKKMAELFDVDVRTINEHLKNIFSSEELTEKATIRNFRIVQKEGSREVTRNIDFYNLDAIISVGYRVNSVSATRFRIWATKTLREFVIKGFVLDDERLKQGKQFGKDYFDELLERIREIRVSERRFYQKITDIYAQCSIDYDAAASITHTFYKTVQNKLHWAITGKTAAEIIANRAKAISPNMGLTTWKNAPEGKILKSDESIAKNYLSYEEVNELNRVVTMYLDYAENQAKRQIPMSMKDWTDRLDAFLQFNDYVVLKDAGKISHEIARTLAETEYELFRVNQDSSYRSDFDKYLLKENDELDNIIKGLQGPESTKQGT; encoded by the coding sequence ATGGAAAAGTTTGAAATCCTGTTTTATACATCCTCAGAAGGGAATAGCCATATTGAAGTATTCTTTGAAGCTGAGACTTTTTGGCTTTCTCAGAAAAAAATGGCAGAACTTTTTGATGTGGATGTGCGGACAATCAACGAACACCTTAAGAATATTTTTTCTTCCGAAGAACTTACAGAGAAGGCAACTATCCGGAATTTCCGGATAGTTCAAAAAGAGGGTAGCAGAGAAGTTACCAGGAATATTGATTTTTATAATCTGGATGCTATTATTTCTGTAGGATACAGGGTAAACAGTGTATCTGCAACCCGATTTCGTATATGGGCTACCAAGACGTTGCGGGAGTTTGTCATTAAAGGTTTTGTACTGGATGATGAGCGGCTTAAACAAGGCAAACAGTTCGGCAAGGATTACTTTGACGAACTACTGGAACGCATTCGCGAGATCAGAGTGAGTGAACGTCGTTTTTATCAGAAAATAACGGATATATACGCGCAATGCAGTATTGATTATGATGCGGCTGCTTCTATTACCCATACATTTTACAAAACTGTTCAAAATAAACTGCATTGGGCAATAACAGGTAAAACTGCTGCTGAAATAATTGCAAACAGAGCTAAAGCCATCAGCCCTAACATGGGATTAACTACCTGGAAAAATGCACCAGAGGGAAAGATTCTAAAGTCTGATGAAAGTATTGCAAAGAATTATCTTTCGTATGAAGAAGTAAATGAACTGAATAGGGTTGTAACAATGTATCTCGATTATGCAGAAAATCAAGCCAAAAGGCAGATACCCATGTCTATGAAAGACTGGACAGATCGGCTGGACGCTTTCCTTCAGTTTAATGACTATGTAGTATTAAAAGATGCAGGCAAGATCAGCCACGAAATAGCACGTACCCTTGCGGAAACCGAATATGAGCTATTTAGAGTTAATCAGGACTCTTCATACCGTAGCGATTTTGACAAGTATTTGCTGAAGGAAAATGATGAATTGGATAATATAATAAAAGGGCTTCAGGGACCGGAAAGTACGAAGCAGGGGACGTAA
- a CDS encoding FecR family protein → MANNIEAEFYDLLGLKMAGISSPEQLARLDHILSEHEAFFSLYKHLETAGAACDYPSEILEQAYASHYVKKKLLALPVKNNEAPPPRQHKTRYKKYLAIAAVSLLVLATVFYFSFPKNQPSVTDHCKNEITTEKGSKSKVMLPDSTLVVLNADSHLTYDNTFNKHNREVVLTGEAYFEVKYNKDKPFIIHTDKTAIKVLGTEFNVRNYPKEDLMETSLIKGKIELTFDDKNNNRVVMNPSEKLVISKSGLSKTNKDKPRIGEEDIFKLKRITVKDSTIAELAWLHNELCFVDKTLDLIASELEREFKTTILFRNEAVKSYRYTLHSDNNNLDEIMHIIKLSQNINYRFKSKDTLIIE, encoded by the coding sequence ATGGCTAATAATATAGAGGCTGAGTTTTATGACCTGCTGGGGTTAAAAATGGCAGGGATCTCTTCACCCGAGCAGTTGGCGCGCCTGGACCATATCCTGAGCGAGCATGAAGCATTTTTTTCCCTGTATAAACACCTGGAAACCGCAGGGGCCGCCTGCGACTACCCCTCCGAAATACTGGAACAGGCTTATGCCAGTCACTACGTAAAGAAAAAATTACTGGCGCTGCCTGTTAAGAATAATGAAGCACCCCCGCCAAGGCAGCATAAGACCCGGTATAAAAAATACCTGGCCATTGCCGCAGTAAGCCTTTTGGTCCTGGCTACAGTCTTTTATTTTTCTTTCCCAAAAAACCAACCCAGCGTAACTGATCACTGCAAGAATGAGATCACCACAGAAAAAGGGTCAAAATCCAAAGTGATGCTGCCCGACAGCACACTGGTTGTGTTAAACGCAGACAGCCACCTCACTTATGACAATACATTCAACAAGCACAACCGTGAAGTGGTACTCACAGGCGAGGCTTATTTTGAAGTGAAATACAACAAGGACAAGCCTTTCATTATCCATACAGACAAAACGGCCATCAAAGTATTGGGTACAGAATTCAATGTGCGCAATTACCCCAAGGAAGACCTGATGGAAACATCCCTTATCAAGGGAAAGATTGAACTGACCTTCGACGACAAGAACAATAACCGGGTAGTCATGAACCCCTCCGAAAAGCTGGTCATATCCAAAAGCGGCCTTTCTAAAACCAATAAAGACAAGCCCCGGATTGGCGAAGAGGATATTTTTAAACTTAAAAGGATAACGGTAAAAGACAGCACCATAGCAGAACTGGCCTGGCTGCACAATGAACTCTGCTTTGTGGATAAAACACTAGACCTAATAGCCAGCGAGCTGGAACGGGAATTCAAAACCACTATCCTGTTCAGAAATGAGGCCGTAAAATCCTACCGGTATACACTCCACAGCGACAACAATAACCTGGACGAGATCATGCATATCATTAAACTATCCCAGAACATCAATTACAGGTTTAAATCAAAGGATACATTAATCATTGAATAA
- a CDS encoding LacI family DNA-binding transcriptional regulator has translation MKKNKDQSNAGVKEIARRAKVSIATVDRVIHNRPGVSEQTKARINEIIQELNYQPNVLAQRLALASRGIRRLAVLLPAISGETEFWQAPLEGVNKAAGEIRQYNVHIERFFFDQNNQQSFAGQVQQIRQYKPDGVLFSPTFLVESGALIEECKSRGIPYVLINSDIPGTEHLCYIGPELFHSGQLAAQLLHYCIKEGEQVLLANIAREIDSNHAILRKEEGFRAYWNAQAPEVELVPFNSTDTDYAAVADKLSQLLKEQHKIGAIFVTNSRVSLVARWMEQEGINDILLIGYDFLNDNVQYLKKGGIDFLICEKPQEQGYRGVMTLFQNLVYGATLEKDYYMPIDIITKENCQFYRN, from the coding sequence ATGAAAAAGAACAAGGATCAGTCCAATGCAGGGGTTAAGGAAATTGCCCGTAGGGCCAAGGTCTCCATTGCTACGGTAGACCGGGTGATCCATAACAGGCCCGGTGTTTCCGAGCAGACCAAGGCCAGGATCAACGAGATCATCCAGGAACTGAACTATCAGCCCAATGTGCTGGCGCAGCGACTGGCGCTGGCTTCCAGGGGCATTCGCAGGCTGGCGGTGCTGCTGCCCGCCATTTCCGGTGAAACGGAGTTCTGGCAGGCGCCGCTGGAAGGCGTCAACAAAGCGGCAGGGGAGATCCGTCAATACAATGTCCATATAGAACGTTTCTTTTTTGACCAGAACAACCAGCAATCCTTTGCCGGCCAGGTACAGCAGATCCGCCAGTACAAACCGGATGGCGTATTGTTCTCACCCACTTTCCTGGTAGAGTCCGGCGCTTTGATTGAAGAATGCAAGAGCCGTGGCATACCCTATGTACTTATCAACTCCGATATTCCAGGTACAGAACACCTTTGTTATATAGGTCCTGAATTGTTCCACAGCGGTCAACTGGCCGCGCAGTTGCTGCATTATTGCATTAAAGAGGGCGAGCAGGTGCTGCTGGCCAATATTGCCCGGGAGATCGATAGCAACCATGCTATTCTTCGTAAGGAAGAAGGGTTCCGGGCCTATTGGAATGCGCAGGCGCCCGAAGTGGAGCTGGTGCCTTTTAATTCAACGGATACGGATTATGCCGCAGTGGCCGACAAACTCTCCCAGTTACTAAAGGAGCAGCATAAGATAGGAGCCATCTTTGTCACCAATTCCCGGGTATCCCTGGTGGCGCGCTGGATGGAGCAGGAGGGGATCAATGATATATTATTAATAGGATACGATTTCCTGAATGATAATGTACAATACCTGAAAAAAGGCGGCATAGATTTCCTGATCTGCGAAAAGCCACAGGAGCAGGGCTATCGCGGCGTCATGACGCTTTTCCAGAACCTGGTCTATGGCGCTACCCTGGAAAAGGATTATTATATGCCGATCGATATTATTACGAAAGAGAACTGCCAATTCTACAGGAATTAG
- a CDS encoding transposase: MNGKLLQQQYKHHISGYKDWDQKEHASEWMLFEENMGTHLSIDETALSNDELYTIVTNKAAKGRKGALVAMVRGTLADRVEEVLSRLSLKLRKRVQEVTLDMAANMNLIVKRCFPFAHRVIDRFHIQQLAGEAVQEIRIKYRWQAIDEENEQIALSRKAKQTYVQQLLSNGDSPKQLLARSRYLLFKQKIRWTPSQKQRAALLFELYPRVKQAYDLSIKLADIFRQCKCKEEAFKRLALWHNEVETAGIESFRTVSRSIETHYLAILNFFNNRSTNASAESFNAKIKAFRASARGVRDIKFFLFRLSKLYA; the protein is encoded by the coding sequence ATGAATGGTAAACTTCTGCAGCAGCAGTATAAGCATCACATCAGCGGCTACAAAGACTGGGATCAAAAGGAGCATGCTTCAGAGTGGATGCTTTTTGAAGAGAACATGGGTACTCATCTGAGTATCGATGAAACAGCCCTATCCAATGACGAACTATACACTATTGTCACCAACAAAGCAGCTAAAGGCCGCAAGGGCGCGCTGGTAGCAATGGTCAGAGGAACGCTGGCTGACCGGGTGGAAGAAGTCTTATCCCGCCTGAGTTTGAAGCTCAGGAAGCGGGTTCAGGAAGTAACCCTGGATATGGCCGCTAATATGAACCTGATCGTCAAACGGTGCTTCCCTTTTGCACACCGTGTTATTGATCGCTTCCACATACAACAACTGGCCGGAGAAGCAGTGCAAGAGATACGAATAAAGTATCGCTGGCAGGCTATCGACGAAGAGAATGAGCAGATTGCTCTGTCAAGAAAAGCCAAACAGACTTACGTGCAACAGTTATTATCCAATGGCGATTCCCCCAAACAATTACTTGCCCGCAGCCGCTACCTGCTGTTCAAGCAAAAGATCAGGTGGACTCCTTCACAAAAACAAAGGGCAGCACTGCTGTTCGAGTTGTATCCACGAGTGAAGCAGGCTTATGATCTATCCATAAAGCTGGCTGATATCTTCCGTCAATGCAAATGCAAGGAAGAGGCCTTTAAGAGACTGGCGCTCTGGCATAATGAAGTGGAAACGGCAGGAATAGAATCGTTCAGAACGGTATCAAGATCTATTGAGACTCACTACCTGGCAATACTGAACTTCTTCAATAACAGAAGTACCAATGCTTCGGCAGAATCCTTTAATGCGAAAATAAAGGCCTTCAGGGCATCAGCCAGAGGGGTTAGGGACATCAAATTCTTCTTGTTCAGACTGTCTAAACTCTATGCGTAG